The Candidatus Neptunochlamydia vexilliferae genome includes a window with the following:
- a CDS encoding sodium-dependent transporter, with protein MKREQWKSRLGFIWAAVGSAIGLGSIWRFPYVMGENGGATFVFLYLICLLVVGFPVLVSEILIGRKAQLNPSGSFKQIGRHRGWQGAGKMTIFTGFLVSSFYATVAGWALGYLVQAVLGKLSGLNSSGAATAHFKAFTASPLWGVGVLIAFLSLAFLILYTGVRKGIEAGNKIMMPLLFFVLLFLAVRGLMMPGGEAGLAFVFKPDWSEVTPLAILLALGQAFFSLSLGQGTMVTYGSYLGKKENIPGTCVPITLFGIIVSMLAGIAIFTIVFSAGLSPASGESLMFETLPIVFSQISGGYLMSILFFLLLVLAALTSQISAMEPLIAYLIDAKKWKRHRAASFTGGAVFLVALPCTLSFGPWSGFTIFGMNFFNLLLYVSLNILIPLGGLCAALLVGWRWTFKRAFPHLQEGAEGLFGSYPSLKWYFEISIRYLAPLMVVIIMLDALGIF; from the coding sequence ATGAAACGGGAACAGTGGAAGTCACGTCTTGGATTTATATGGGCGGCGGTAGGCTCAGCGATTGGGCTGGGGAGCATCTGGCGCTTCCCCTATGTGATGGGGGAGAATGGGGGAGCGACCTTTGTTTTTCTCTACTTGATCTGTCTTCTGGTTGTCGGGTTTCCTGTCTTGGTTTCAGAAATTTTAATTGGGCGCAAAGCGCAACTTAACCCTTCAGGTTCCTTCAAGCAAATTGGGCGTCACCGGGGATGGCAAGGAGCGGGAAAGATGACCATCTTCACCGGCTTTTTGGTCAGCTCCTTTTATGCGACAGTCGCTGGATGGGCGCTCGGCTATTTGGTCCAGGCGGTTTTGGGCAAGCTCTCCGGCTTAAACTCAAGCGGTGCGGCAACGGCCCACTTCAAAGCCTTTACCGCTTCTCCTCTTTGGGGAGTGGGTGTACTGATTGCCTTTTTATCGTTGGCCTTTTTGATCCTCTATACGGGGGTGCGCAAAGGGATCGAAGCGGGCAATAAGATCATGATGCCCCTTCTCTTTTTTGTTTTACTTTTCCTCGCAGTGCGGGGGCTCATGATGCCAGGGGGAGAGGCGGGTCTTGCCTTTGTCTTTAAGCCCGACTGGTCGGAGGTGACCCCTCTGGCAATCCTCCTTGCCCTGGGACAGGCCTTCTTTTCTTTAAGCTTGGGACAGGGGACGATGGTCACCTATGGGAGCTACTTAGGCAAAAAGGAAAATATTCCGGGAACCTGTGTGCCGATCACCCTGTTTGGGATCATTGTCTCGATGCTCGCGGGAATTGCCATTTTTACGATCGTCTTTTCTGCCGGCCTGTCTCCGGCATCGGGGGAGAGCTTGATGTTTGAAACGTTGCCGATCGTCTTTTCCCAGATCTCGGGAGGCTACTTGATGAGTATCCTCTTTTTCCTCCTCCTTGTTTTAGCGGCGCTCACCTCTCAGATCTCGGCGATGGAGCCGCTGATTGCTTACCTGATCGACGCAAAAAAATGGAAGCGCCACCGCGCAGCTTCCTTTACAGGGGGAGCCGTTTTTCTTGTGGCCCTTCCGTGCACCTTGTCGTTTGGGCCGTGGAGCGGGTTTACCATTTTTGGGATGAATTTTTTCAATCTTCTTCTCTATGTGTCCCTGAATATCTTGATTCCTCTTGGGGGGCTGTGTGCTGCCTTGCTTGTGGGGTGGCGGTGGACCTTTAAGCGGGCCTTCCCCCATCTTCAAGAGGGGGCAGAGGGGCTCTTTGGGAGTTATCCTTCTCTAAAGTGGTACTTTGAGATCAGTATCAGATATCTTGCCCCTCTCATGGTTGTCATTATTATGCTTGATGCGTTAGGTATATTTTAA